TGGCCCTTGCATGAGAGGTTGGAGTTGGTCAGATCATGTTGCATGTTGGTGCAAGGAAAACCCACTCAATGATGGAGACACACTACTTTTGTATTGGAAAGAGAAGTAGACCGGAAggacttattattattttttgtattaaaaaaaaaaagaataaggcATAAAAGAAGGTAGACAACTTTGGTGATTGATTCAAAAAATGCTTCTAAAGCTGTTCTTTGGAGAACCGTTGTCATCAAAATAACCATCAACTGATTCTGTAACACCAATTAAGTTTTCTTGCAGGGTCGATATCGTTCCAGCTGCGAATTATGGAGATCACACACTAGAGGAACATGAGATGCCCTAAATCATTGTTCAGACCAGAGGATGGCAAGAGGGATGTGCTAAGAATTCGGATCAGAAGCTATATTATACAACTAATTACTAGTTTACTTTATTAGAATCTACCGATTTTATTCTCGATCTTGTTGATTGTTAGCACTGCGAATTGATGCACCAGCTATATCCTTCACAGATGCATAAATATATCCCCCAGCTACGCTCCCACTGGAGCTGTGATCCTCACTTGTCACTACGTTAATACAATCTCTCATTTCACCTTGGCGTGGCATGAAGCCGATAACAAAATCAGCCCAAGATCTGTGTTTTTGTTGTTGGCTTCATCCCACGCAAAGGTGGGCCCAGGGATGGCCCGGTCTTTATGCGTGCATTGCAGGAGGAGAAAGGGGTGGAAGGCATGGTGATGTTGCCTCGACCACATATTTCTCATTATCGCTCTCCAATTCCCCTGTGAATCATAGTGAAGATCCATGGAATTGCTTAACCCTTGGCCATCCATGGAATAAGAGCCATCAGAACATCCATGGAATTGCTTAACCCTTTGGGCCTCACAATCAAAGTCCAAGTCACCAGCATGCAGCTAGAGTCTAGAATACACACAGGCTTTCGTGGATAagcctttttttccttctctttataCACACGAAGAATCAATTAGGATGGAAGGACAATACGCTGTTAAAGAATGTCCAAGATCTGCCAGGAATGCTGTGTAATATATCTCTAATCATCTTCACTGAAAACAGCAAATGAgctgagaaaagaaaaaaaatgatgacgGTGATAACTGAAAACAATAAGAATGAAGGATGCCTCAAGAAATTTCCAAGTTGTATCCTGCCGACACCCGTTTGATGCTGCAATGGGGAATCTGAAATTACCCTACCATCACGTACCATTACCAACATCAAATCCAGCCCCAGTCCAGCCAGGGCCTGAAGGTCCTCTTCCCTTGGGCAGGACCATGCTGCCCTTCCCACTTCCCAAATTtggaattcttttcttttctcttactTCAACAGATCGTTGGCTGCGCCCATCTGAAGCCGACCGGCCACTGTTGTTTCCTCCTGTTAGCGTATTTTCAGGCACGTCGCCACTTGATTCTGAGAGTTGAAGCTGGGCAGGTTGTGAAGCTGTGACATTGATGTCAGTCTGTTGCACAGACTTGCCATCCTGcaacaagaataaagaaaacTCAGCTTATAATATTCAATATATGCATACACAAGTACGCCTTACTTTTATGGTCACTGTGATGATGATGTAGCTTAGATACAATAACAGGAAAATTACCCATTTACTGGAAACAAATCGTAGAACTTTGAGATTTCATGCCACCCTATGTGCACAATGCGACTGGTTAAGTACAGCAGACCCTTGTTATTTGGGAAATAAACAAGTTGGTTTTAATTAAGTCAGAAGgaaaaaagcaaagaaaaggtagATGCCATAAAAGAGTAGACTATTCCACTCCAATGTGTTGTTACTTCAACAAAAATATTCAACTAGTTATGTCACCtacaaatcagaaaatcctAGCAGTGAGACAATCACTGGATCATAGAAAAACACAGGTACTGAGAGAAACACAAGAATGTGGCTAGTAGAAAGGCTTGAACGTTCTTTTATGATTTGCAAAAACAAAGTGCTTTTATAGACATTAGCAATTCTTGGCCCAAAAGGGCTATATGGTAGCTGTTTCAGCAGCTGATTGGGCTTTTGAAAATGATAACTAAAACATCAATTTAGGAGTAGCTCTATCAAACCAAATTATACCTATATAAGAGATATGTTACCCAGGCCCTTCGATTTATTCAAAATACTCGCACCCAACACTTGGACATGGGTATAGGATGACATCATGGTATAAGTCTGCAAAAAGAAACTTTCAGATGCTAGAACACATTTAGACACACACCCACACTAAGTGCTCATAAACCAGAGTCCATGAAACATATTAAGAACTGAGCTGCATGTGCCCAAGATAGGCCACAAGATCACTTCATAGATAAGTCATGATCATCCAATTGACAACCAGCGCATTGCGGTGGAAGTTATATGAACAGTAATTGCAATAATTCTGTAATTTGTTGACACATGATCTGAGAAGAATAGTCCCTTTGTTCCAAATTCTCCACCATTCATGATGGCCAAAGAACTTTATATACAGAATGACAAAACacgataaaaaaaatagagtgaAAAAAAAGAACAGAGAGGCATCAGCCAAATAGGTTAGCATAATGAAGCCTATGTAGGACAGAAAGGATGATATAGTGGAGGACACTAAAGATTACTTACATAAACAACAAAGGAACTCCTGCTAGGGTTAAGAGCTGCAAGTCGCCTTTTTAACTCCTCCAATCTTGTAAGTTGAGTAGCTGTGCTTTCTTGGACCTATTCAATATGCAATAGGCAAAGTGTTCCAAATTAGCACGACACTGActagaaaaaatttcaaaagaataaaataaaacaatcatACCAGCTGATTTAGATCATCACAgatcttcttctttgtttcctCCTCATCCCAAACAGCTTGAGATGCAGCTTCCCACACCTAAGATGCCAAAATTAGTTTATTCCCTAGATCATCCAAAAGCCAGTAATAATGAAGCCAAAGAACATTGGAAAGATACAACAAACATCACCACAGGCTTCATAGACTCTCATCTTCCTAAAAGATAATGGAATGTGATTATAATTGTTAAAATGAAATGCAAAAGGAAAAGGGGGAAAAGCCTCCCTCCCAAATATCCAATTTTATACATACAGTATCTATTGTTGATTATTTCATAACtcagaaatatgaaaaataacTACTTCCTAGTAAATATGCAAAGTGTTGGGATTTacagaagaaaaaaatgaaggatCACCAGAAAAACAAAGTTAGCAGCATATCATACAAAACGTAGAACATAAGATAAAACATAAGAGAGAAATAAACAAAGAGATGGACAAGGATACATCAAAGAGTGTAAATTAGATCCTTTTATTtattgaatttcaaaataaatataatctgattttaaagATTACCATGGAGAACGAAGTTTCCAGCTAGCCTTTAAGGTGTGCATGCAAGAGGCCCTCCAAATTTATCTAATTGATGGAGGCTGAACATTgcagaaagaaatatttgaccaCTTACAGTAGAATGTGCACTCTTTTGCCACACTGTggtcctttttattgaagagtaCATAATGAAGTTCTAAAAGGAGTCCACAATGGGCATTTACTGTCCTTTTTTCTAAAGTACTTCGACTGGTATTAATATGATTCTACCAGGAAGTTTAGGGCTTCCCCTAACTATGGCAGCGTTTTAGTCATATTTCTGAATCCAGTTTTGATAAAGAGTTGTTTTAGGCGTCATTGTATTTCAGTGATGAGTCAGTTGAGTTTTAGAGTATTTTGGAGTGTCCTAGAGTCGTGATATGATATTATTCTTACCAACGTTCCTCATCATTTAGAAGTTCAATTGTTTTTGAAACTCCATGCTTTCTTTAGTTACAGAAAAAATCTAACATTAAGTGTGCTATTACGAGTAGGGTGAATGTCTTAAGAGGGAGTTGGGGAAGGAATGCAAAGATGTATAAAGATTTTgtgtctctctttctttcttttgaaagaaAACAATGGTCAGTTGCCACTGATGACTCATATGCTTTCCAGTTTCCACTTATTTGAGATGCGAACAAAATTCCCTATGTTTCAAGATGTTGAATAGTTTCACTGTTCTTGCAATTTCCTTAATCCGAAATTCAAATAGAAGTAAGAGATTACTCACAAATGCAAAGGTAcactttgatatatatatatatatatatatatatatatatatatatattgtagaaATAAGACCCCTAATCAAATTTAGATTGCTATGGGTATGGAATCAACTACTCCATAGCTGAGTTGGCTGTAACAAAAATTCAGGGTGCTGAAATCCCTACAAATCTAAAAGTTCATCAcctatttgtaatcacattcaAGATTATCCTGGCTTGATTTCACTACCAATATAAGTTCCTTGCATTAGGGAGTTGATTATTCAGTAAAGAAGGTTTAGATTGTATTTTGCATGTGATTGACAAGTGGATTATTGTACAGAAACAataaggcgacttaatccaacTACTGAAACAATAAGGTGAACTTAATTACTACTGCAATTACCCCTGAAAAGATGAATCAAAAGATTTTGTATGTTCATAACATTGAAACaatttatttcattttaacaTCTTGATGTTGAGATGAAATCCGAGTATCAGAATGAGGTCATCACAAAGTTTTCTTCTGCCATCTTTAATCGCATACATAGTTAGGAATTTTTTCTCTGAAACAACCTCCTTGGTAACTGAGTAATCAAAACCTTGACTAGAAAGGAGTGTTCCACATATCTAAAATGATGGGCATATAAAACAAAAAGAGGATCTATCCTTTAAAGATCTTAAAGAGGCAGAAAAGGCTGAAGGCAGAGTTACATCCAAAAGATGAGAATCATGTTTTAGGATAAGCCAACATGTCATCCCTAATGCTGTCATATCCGTAAGTATCCACAAGGCAAATAGTGAAATCTATTCCAAGTTCACTACCAGTCATCATCTATGGCACATTGTCACTCCAACAAATATTACTATTTCTCAAACACACGGACAGAAGTATGATGTTGTGCTAGCCCATGCCACATAAAACATACTATGTCGACAGGATAAGGGCACCACTTCGGGGTAGGTACCCTATATCTTGTGTATCTATCTATGCTAATCTATTTATGTTTGTGCTAGTGCACGCACACAACAATATTGTACGATACTGACTGGTATGGAGTCAATTCTATTGTGTGACAGTCTCAATTTTATCGTTACAAACCATGGCACATGCCAAGCATGTAACTAACAAAACTATGGCATGGCACATGTTATTATGCTGCTTTACAACCCAACCCATGACCAAAATGGGCATGGCAAGTAGTATGTTAATCCTTACTCAAATTTGTCATTTTCTTTATAAAACATGTGCTTTACAAAATCATGTACATTCATAGGAGACGAACATATTTTTATTGTTAATGTAAGCATAAATGATTTTGGCTCTAATAAGAATGAATCTATAATGCCCCAAGACCTCCACAAAAAGGCTAGCTAGAAGGTGCTATTTAGGTTCCTTGGCTCTGTATAAGTACTCGAGATCTTTCTAGCACACAACTAATGTGAGACTAAAAACATGCCTGCATGGATCCTCAAACATCTCTCATTTAAGCCTTGGCATCCTCGCCAGGCTATAGGTCCAAATCTAATCAAATTCAATCACAAGCATCAAATTGACCCATGGTCAGCCAAAAAGGACTCACTACAGCATACCTAGTTTGCATGGGTTATAGGCAGGGTctactctaataccatttgtaacgaCCCATGACTTCCCCCTGAAAATGCTAGCCAGAAGGTGTCACTTGGGTTCCTTAATGTTGTATAAGCATCCAATATCTCCTCGGCGAATAATTGATGCGGGACTAAGCACATGCCTCAATGGGTTCTCACAAAACAATCAATCTCCAAGCATCCCTTGTAAGATATAACTAACAACAATTTATTTGATGTATGAGGAAGTCTGATCGAACTAATGACTGAACCAAGATACATCAAGATGATGAAATAATGGTGTTATCAATGATGGACCAAGTTTTCCATGTTTTAACTGCtttatagatattttatatCATTCTTCTAATTTGGAAATGCTCCACTAAAAGagcatattaaaataaatatgcaatttGTAAATATCATGTTGGGGCGACATTTTTTTGGTTTACGAATGACCTCTTAGAGTGGATTTCAAAAATGACCCAATCACAATATGATGTTATTAACTTTCTCCGATAAGGCATTCTCTTAATCAGATAATTTCTGAATGTCTAAGGCATACATCAAAAAGATTttttgccttgttttcttcCTGGGCTAACACTGCAGTCCATCCCACCCTTTCCAAGGATTTCTGAATGATGCAGTTAAAGTAAAAGGCGGATTTTATTGCTTTTCCCCAATGTTTAGGGTACAAAGCATCCTTTGGTATCTTGATGTTTGGAGTTCCTTTCCACGTTGGTTCCCAACTAATCCCTTGTTCTACTGGGATAGTTGAAACCCAGGGTATATACAACCTTATGAGAG
Above is a genomic segment from Phoenix dactylifera cultivar Barhee BC4 chromosome 2, palm_55x_up_171113_PBpolish2nd_filt_p, whole genome shotgun sequence containing:
- the LOC103697091 gene encoding uncharacterized protein LOC103697091: MASQLPPSLLPVIGPDGIARENPLIAYTEKLIEDEHIQLKRYIQENYSKIHDVERELENLTLELKLTAGPKKAALEHLRKKIELQSERIHVAKLKEDQAKKVWEAASQAVWDEEETKKKICDDLNQLVQESTATQLTRLEELKRRLAALNPSRSSFVVYDGKSVQQTDINVTASQPAQLQLSESSGDVPENTLTGGNNSGRSASDGRSQRSVEVREKKRIPNLGSGKGSMVLPKGRGPSGPGWTGAGFDVGNGT